In Pyrus communis chromosome 8, drPyrComm1.1, whole genome shotgun sequence, one genomic interval encodes:
- the LOC137743755 gene encoding 2-oxoglutarate-dependent dioxygenase 19-like produces the protein MAQVAAQTMDVKSIKSLAESPALSSVPSAYAFNMNPNDEADPNDPEFAIPIVDMSLLTSESPDQRSKIIQDLIKICQEWGFFIAINHGVPESLMKAMIDACHGFFSLPDEEKEEFKSGNDVLEMFKYGTSYNLALDKVLLWRDFFKVRVHPEFYSLYKPACFSEVSMEFSKRTREVALEIIRAISESLGLEPNYIHDAMNMDRGIQMLAANYYPPCPQPEHAIGIPHHTDHGLVTLLIQNEMNGLQVEHNGKWLTVNGPANGFFVNLADQMQILTNGKYKSVMHRATVNNKATRISIAVPHGPSVDTIIAPAPELLEKEGQAPKYIGMNYKEYIQLQQSSKNYMKSTFDHILA, from the exons ATGGCTCAAGTTGCCGCTCAAACCATGGATGTAAAAAGCATCAAATCGCTTGCTGAATCACCTGCTCTCAGCTCTGTTCCTTCTGCTTATGCCTTCAACATGAACCCAAATGACGAAGCAGATCCAAACGATCCCGAATTCGCAATCCCCATAGTTGATATGTCTCTTCTTACCTCCGAATCTCCTGATCAACGGTCCAAAATTATCCAAGACCTCATCAAAATTTGCCAAGAATGGGGTTTCTTCATT GCGATTAACCACGGAGTCCCAGAGAGCCTAATGAAGGCGATGATTGATGCGTGCCATGGATTTTTCAGCCTCCCAGACGAAGAGAAGGAGGAGTTCAAATCCGGAAACGATGTGCTGGAGATGTTCAAGTACGGAACCAGCTACAATCTTGCATTGGACAAGGTTCTTCTCTGGAGGGACTTCTTCAAGGTGAGAGTACATCCTGAGTTCTACTCCCTCTACAAACCGGCTTGCTTCAGTGAGGTCTCAATGGAGTTCAGCAAGAGAACAAGAGAAGTAGCATTGGAGATAATACGCGCAATATCAGAAAGCTTGGGATTGGAGCCCAACTACATACACGACGCGATGAACATGGATCGCGGCATACAAATGCTCGCGGCCAACTACTATCCGCCTTGCCCTCAGCCAGAACATGCAATTGGTATACCACATCACACTGATCATGGCCTTGTCACTCTGCTCATCCAGAATGAGATGAATGGCCTCCAGGTTGAACACAACGGCAAATGGCTCACCGTCAATGGCCCTGCCAACGGTTTCTTTGTCAACCTAGCTGACCAAATGCAAATTCTTACTAATGGAAAATACAAGAGTGTGATGCATCGGGCCACGGTGAACAACAAAGCTACAAGGATATCTATTGCCGTACCACATGGACCATCTGTTGATACAATTATCGCACCGGCGCCGGAGTTGCTGGAAAAAGAAGGCCAAGCTCCGAAATACATTGGAATGAACTATAAGGAGTATATACAGCTTCAGCAAAGCAGCAAGAACTACATGAAATCCACCTTTGATCATATCCTAGCCTAA
- the LOC137743019 gene encoding uncharacterized protein — MIFIRRHLDEALKNEYLTVEDPLALWNALRNRYNHQTTVILPRARYEWTHLRIQDFKSVAEYNSALFRITSQMKLCGDIITEEHMLEKTLNTFHASNVLLQQQYRVRGYTEYNQLISVLLVAEQNDELLMKNHHSRPTGSAPFPEVNTASLEVNATSSGGDNHKRGCGHKRGRWNRKGKNHGVQFHNQVPRHNSGPSFKNANCHKGQLNTTHLDVSDYIVERGNEVYRSD; from the exons ATGATTTTCATTCGCCGCCATCTTGATGAGGCGCTAAAGAACGAGtacttaacggttgaagatccgttagctctctggaatgccttgagaaacagatacaatcaccagacaacggtgattcttccaagggccCGCTATGAGTGGACTCATCTGAGGATCCAAGACTTCAAGTCAGTGGCAGAATACAATTCTGCattgttcagaattacctctcagATGAAGCTCTGTGGGGATATTATTACTGAGGagcatatgctggaaaagactctcaacacatttcatgcctccaacgtgctcctgcagcagcagtatagagTGCGAGGCTACACTGAGTACAACCAGTTGATATCTGTGCTCTTAGTAGCTGAACAGAATGatgagctcctgatgaaaaaccatcattcccgacctactggatctgcaccattcccagaagtgaatactgcttccctcgaagtgaacgccacatcctctggtggtgataatcataaacgaggatGTGGCCACAAACGAGGTCGATGGAATAGGAAAGGCAAGAACCATGGAgttcagtttcacaaccaggttccgaggcataattcaggcccgagcttcaaaaatgcgaattgccacaaag ggcagttgaacacaactcATCTAGATGTTTCAGACTATATTGTGGAAAGGGGAAATGAAGTATATCGGTCCGATTGA